A section of the Akkermansia muciniphila genome encodes:
- the rpsC gene encoding 30S ribosomal protein S3 codes for MGQKVNPIGFRLAVNKDWRSKWYATGQDYATKLHEDLVMRKYIKEQLMSAAVSSIVIERAWNSVRITVHTARPGLVIGRKGEEIEKIRQYLQGLCGASTQVNIDIVEIRSPETDAQLIAENVAVQLERRVSFRRAMKRAVQVAMERGADGIRIRCAGRLGGADIARAEWYREGKVPLQTLRTPIDYGFAEARTLYGIIGVKCWVNKRDEVVSQQNSRPSGPRGPRRPRA; via the coding sequence ATGGGTCAGAAAGTAAATCCAATCGGGTTCCGCCTCGCCGTCAACAAGGACTGGCGCTCCAAGTGGTACGCCACGGGCCAGGATTACGCCACCAAGCTGCATGAAGACTTGGTGATGCGCAAGTACATCAAGGAACAGTTGATGTCCGCCGCCGTCTCCAGCATCGTGATTGAACGTGCCTGGAACAGCGTCCGCATTACCGTCCACACCGCCCGTCCGGGCCTTGTCATCGGCCGCAAGGGTGAAGAAATTGAAAAGATCCGCCAGTACCTTCAGGGCCTGTGCGGCGCTTCCACCCAGGTCAACATTGACATCGTGGAAATCCGCTCCCCTGAAACGGACGCCCAGCTCATCGCTGAAAACGTGGCCGTTCAGCTGGAACGCCGCGTTTCCTTCCGCCGCGCCATGAAGCGCGCCGTGCAGGTAGCCATGGAACGTGGCGCCGACGGCATCCGCATCCGCTGCGCCGGCCGTCTCGGCGGCGCTGACATCGCCCGTGCCGAATGGTACCGCGAAGGCAAAGTGCCGTTGCAGACGCTCCGCACTCCGATCGACTACGGTTTTGCCGAAGCCCGCACTCTTTACGGCATCATTGGCGTGAAGTGCTGGGTCAACAAGCGCGATGAAGTCGTCTCCCAGCAGAATTCCCGCCCGTCCGGCCCCCGCGGTCCCCGTCGTCCGCGTGCCTAA
- the rplC gene encoding 50S ribosomal protein L3: MALGLIGKKVGMTRLFDQESGAMVPVTVIDVKGNTFAQIKTEDKDGYNAIQVAFDAQKESRVAKPQAGHFKKLGIQPTKLLKEFRVEASELPAEGAEDPGVDLFSAGQWVDVIGTSKGKGFQGAMRRHNFHGSPAAHGSMMHRRTGGVGGCSTPGRVWKNQKMPGQMGNAKRTVQNLKVVAVRPEDNVILISGAVPGARGSYLVIRPAKKK; this comes from the coding sequence ATGGCTCTAGGACTTATCGGAAAAAAGGTCGGCATGACCCGCCTGTTTGACCAGGAATCCGGCGCTATGGTGCCCGTGACCGTCATCGACGTAAAGGGCAACACCTTCGCCCAGATCAAAACGGAAGACAAGGATGGCTACAACGCTATTCAGGTTGCCTTTGATGCGCAGAAGGAAAGCCGCGTGGCCAAGCCTCAGGCCGGCCACTTCAAGAAACTGGGCATCCAGCCCACCAAGCTCCTCAAGGAATTCCGCGTGGAAGCTTCCGAACTGCCTGCTGAAGGCGCAGAAGATCCCGGCGTGGACCTCTTTTCCGCCGGCCAGTGGGTTGACGTGATCGGCACTTCCAAGGGCAAGGGCTTCCAGGGCGCGATGCGCCGCCACAACTTCCACGGCTCTCCCGCCGCCCACGGTTCCATGATGCACCGCCGTACCGGTGGTGTGGGTGGCTGCTCCACCCCTGGCCGCGTCTGGAAGAACCAGAAAATGCCCGGACAGATGGGCAATGCCAAGCGCACGGTACAGAACCTGAAGGTTGTGGCTGTTCGTCCGGAAGACAACGTCATTCTTATCTCCGGCGCTGTTCCCGGTGCACGCGGTTCCTACCTCGTGATCCGCCCCGCCAAGAAGAAGTAG
- the rplV gene encoding 50S ribosomal protein L22, producing MEVKAVYKYARISAKKMRDIAQEIQGLSVSQATDILSYTPKKGAYLLNKTLKSALANAENNAELSVDTLVVKSVMVDEGPTMRRTMPRARGSANMIRKRTSHITVILADQEG from the coding sequence ATGGAAGTGAAAGCTGTTTACAAATACGCCCGCATCTCTGCCAAGAAGATGCGCGATATTGCTCAAGAAATCCAAGGCTTGTCCGTCTCCCAGGCGACCGACATCCTGTCCTACACCCCCAAGAAGGGTGCCTACCTGCTGAATAAGACGCTCAAGTCCGCTTTGGCCAATGCCGAAAACAATGCGGAACTGTCCGTTGACACGCTGGTGGTCAAATCCGTCATGGTCGATGAAGGCCCCACCATGCGCCGCACGATGCCCCGCGCCCGTGGATCCGCCAACATGATCCGCAAGCGCACATCCCATATCACCGTTATCCTGGCCGATCAAGAAGGCTAG
- the rpsL gene encoding 30S ribosomal protein S12, which produces MPTINQLVRKGRITPEEKSKSRALHSCPQRRGVCLQVMTRTPKKPNSALRKVAKVRLTNGEEVIAYIGGEGHNLQEHSIVLVRGGRVKDLPGVRYHIVRGALDCLGVDKRRQGRSKYGAKRPKASAK; this is translated from the coding sequence ATGCCGACCATTAATCAGCTCGTCCGCAAGGGACGTATTACTCCGGAAGAGAAGTCCAAGTCACGCGCTCTTCATAGCTGCCCGCAACGCCGCGGTGTTTGTCTCCAGGTAATGACCCGTACGCCCAAGAAGCCGAACTCGGCTCTTCGTAAAGTGGCTAAAGTCCGTCTTACCAATGGTGAAGAAGTGATCGCCTACATTGGCGGTGAAGGTCACAACCTCCAGGAACACTCCATCGTGCTTGTGCGCGGCGGTCGTGTGAAGGACTTGCCGGGTGTTCGCTACCATATCGTCCGCGGCGCTCTTGACTGCCTCGGTGTTGACAAGCGCCGCCAGGGCCGTTCCAAGTACGGCGCCAAGCGTCCCAAGGCTTCTGCCAAGTAA
- the rplW gene encoding 50S ribosomal protein L23, which translates to MKDIYQVIKKVRISEKATMLQETTGELVLEVDRDANKIEIKKAVEVAFGKKVASVRTANYDGKLKRQRRADAGRTAHWKKAYIKLANGETLDLV; encoded by the coding sequence ATGAAAGACATTTACCAAGTCATCAAGAAGGTGCGCATCAGCGAAAAGGCCACCATGCTCCAGGAAACCACTGGTGAGCTGGTCCTTGAAGTTGACCGTGACGCCAACAAAATCGAAATCAAAAAGGCTGTCGAAGTTGCTTTCGGCAAGAAGGTCGCTTCCGTGCGCACCGCCAACTATGACGGCAAGCTCAAGCGTCAGCGCCGCGCTGATGCAGGTCGCACCGCCCACTGGAAAAAAGCTTACATCAAGCTTGCCAACGGTGAAACCCTTGACCTCGTTTAA
- the rplB gene encoding 50S ribosomal protein L2 yields the protein MSLKSFKPVTPSNRYKVWPSFDEITTSTPEKSLCRPLKKSGGRNNNGRITTRHIGGGHKRKYRLVDFKRNKFDVPATVLTIEYDPNRTCRIALIEYKDGEKSYILAPTGLQVGMKVESGQKVAPKVGNAMPLKNVPLGTSVHNIEIRPGSGGKVARAAGQQAIVSNREAGYALIKMPSGEIRRFNEDCYCTIGQVGNTQHMNEMSGKAGRTRWMGVRPTVRGMTMNPVDHPNGGGEGKSKSGGGRQHLKSPWGHVKGQKTRRLRKPSDSVIVQRRNAK from the coding sequence ATGTCCCTCAAGTCATTCAAGCCAGTTACTCCCTCTAACCGCTACAAGGTGTGGCCGTCCTTTGACGAAATCACCACCTCCACCCCGGAAAAGAGTCTCTGCAGACCCCTCAAGAAATCCGGCGGCCGCAACAACAACGGCCGCATCACCACCCGCCACATCGGCGGTGGCCACAAGCGCAAGTATCGCCTGGTGGACTTCAAGCGCAACAAGTTTGACGTGCCCGCCACCGTGCTTACTATTGAATACGATCCCAACCGCACCTGCCGAATCGCCCTGATTGAATACAAGGACGGTGAAAAGTCCTACATCCTGGCTCCTACGGGCCTCCAGGTGGGCATGAAGGTGGAAAGCGGCCAGAAGGTTGCTCCCAAGGTAGGCAATGCCATGCCCCTGAAGAACGTTCCCCTGGGTACCTCCGTTCACAACATTGAAATCCGTCCGGGTTCCGGCGGCAAGGTTGCCCGCGCAGCCGGTCAGCAGGCCATTGTTTCCAACCGCGAAGCCGGCTATGCCCTGATCAAAATGCCCTCCGGTGAAATCCGCCGTTTCAATGAGGATTGCTACTGCACCATCGGTCAGGTTGGCAATACCCAGCACATGAACGAAATGTCCGGCAAGGCCGGCCGCACCCGCTGGATGGGCGTTCGTCCCACCGTGCGCGGTATGACGATGAACCCCGTCGACCACCCGAACGGTGGTGGTGAAGGTAAGTCCAAGTCCGGCGGCGGCCGCCAGCACCTCAAGTCCCCGTGGGGCCACGTCAAGGGCCAGAAGACCCGCCGTCTCCGCAAGCCCAGCGACTCCGTCATCGTACAGCGCCGCAACGCCAAGTAA
- the rpmC gene encoding 50S ribosomal protein L29, which yields MSDKNSPKELRAMSAKELSALVRSLREELFNLRLQQATGQLENNQRIRTVRKDLARALTIKGETGEA from the coding sequence ATGTCCGATAAGAACTCTCCCAAAGAACTTCGTGCTATGTCCGCCAAGGAGCTTTCCGCTCTGGTGCGCAGCCTTCGTGAAGAACTCTTCAATCTCCGTCTCCAGCAGGCCACCGGCCAGCTGGAAAACAACCAGAGAATCCGCACTGTCCGCAAGGACCTTGCCCGTGCCCTTACCATTAAGGGTGAAACCGGGGAAGCGTAA
- the rpsG gene encoding 30S ribosomal protein S7, with protein sequence MARRKRVYRKIERRDPRYDSALVGKLISKVMLDGKRSLAERIVYAAIDMANEGTDSIDPLEVITRAIENAKPRVEVKSRRVGGATYQVPLEVDPARSESLAMRWIVNYARNRKGVPMHKALANEIKEAANNQGSSVRKRDDVHKMAQANRAFAHFRW encoded by the coding sequence ATGGCCCGCCGTAAACGCGTCTATAGAAAAATTGAACGTCGTGACCCCCGTTACGACAGCGCTCTTGTTGGCAAACTGATCAGCAAGGTTATGCTGGATGGTAAGCGCTCCCTTGCGGAACGCATCGTCTATGCCGCCATCGACATGGCTAATGAAGGCACGGACAGCATTGATCCCCTGGAAGTGATCACCCGCGCCATTGAGAACGCCAAGCCCCGTGTGGAAGTGAAGAGCCGCCGCGTTGGTGGCGCTACCTACCAGGTGCCTCTTGAAGTGGACCCGGCCCGTTCCGAATCCCTGGCCATGCGCTGGATCGTGAACTACGCCCGCAACCGCAAGGGCGTGCCGATGCACAAGGCTCTTGCCAACGAAATCAAGGAAGCCGCCAACAACCAGGGTTCCTCCGTCCGCAAGCGCGACGACGTTCACAAGATGGCTCAGGCCAACCGCGCCTTTGCCCACTTCCGCTGGTAA
- the rplD gene encoding 50S ribosomal protein L4, which produces MSANTFTLEAAAAANIQLVGSDKGSQAVHDLIVAYQANRRTGSANSKTRAEVSGNNKKIFRQKGTGNARHGDKRAPIFVGGGVVFGPRPCDYTKKVNKSTRRLALRRVLGDLIAGSKVSTISEFSVADGKTKSFIKAVKELTDAKKVLIVAASFDESTYLAGRNVQEVLLMTAAEVNIEQLMNAGAVILVDNALETLASRTA; this is translated from the coding sequence ATGTCCGCAAATACCTTTACATTAGAAGCCGCCGCTGCCGCCAACATCCAGCTTGTAGGCAGTGACAAGGGCTCCCAGGCCGTTCATGACCTCATCGTGGCTTACCAGGCAAACCGCCGTACCGGTTCCGCCAACTCCAAGACCCGCGCTGAAGTCAGCGGCAACAACAAGAAGATCTTCCGCCAGAAGGGCACCGGTAACGCCCGTCACGGCGACAAGCGCGCTCCCATTTTTGTGGGCGGCGGCGTGGTCTTCGGTCCCCGCCCCTGCGACTACACCAAGAAGGTGAACAAGAGCACCCGCCGCCTGGCCCTGCGCCGCGTTCTGGGTGACCTGATCGCCGGTTCCAAGGTCAGCACCATTTCCGAATTCTCCGTGGCTGATGGCAAGACCAAGTCCTTCATCAAGGCCGTCAAGGAACTGACGGACGCCAAGAAGGTGCTCATCGTGGCTGCCTCCTTTGACGAATCCACCTATCTTGCCGGCCGCAACGTTCAGGAAGTCCTCCTGATGACCGCCGCAGAAGTGAACATTGAACAGCTCATGAACGCTGGTGCAGTGATCCTCGTTGACAACGCTTTAGAAACCCTCGCCAGCCGTACTGCTTAA
- the rpsS gene encoding 30S ribosomal protein S19, which produces MGRSLKKGPFVSQKLLTKVDAQLESGDRKPIKTWSRASMITPDFVGLTFLVHAGKNFATVYVTENMVGHKLGEFAPTRVFKQHGGIGKK; this is translated from the coding sequence ATGGGACGTTCTCTCAAAAAAGGCCCTTTTGTCAGTCAGAAGCTTCTCACCAAGGTTGACGCTCAGCTTGAATCCGGTGACCGCAAGCCGATCAAGACCTGGAGCCGCGCATCCATGATTACGCCTGACTTCGTCGGTCTGACCTTCCTGGTGCACGCCGGCAAGAACTTTGCCACCGTGTACGTCACGGAAAACATGGTAGGCCACAAGCTTGGTGAATTTGCCCCGACTCGTGTCTTCAAACAGCACGGCGGTATCGGTAAGAAGTAA
- the rplP gene encoding 50S ribosomal protein L16, with the protein MPLMPKRVKHRKMHRGSRSGNATSGTYVAFGDFGLQVLDRGWITNNQIEACRIAINRYLKRKGKVFIRIFPQKSFTSRPPDTRMGKGKGAVEGWVAVVRPGNILFEVGGVTESQAREALRLASNKLGVPTRFVYRQGVQH; encoded by the coding sequence ATGCCTTTAATGCCCAAAAGAGTGAAGCACCGCAAGATGCACCGCGGCAGCCGTTCCGGCAACGCCACCAGCGGTACCTATGTTGCCTTTGGTGACTTCGGCCTTCAGGTGCTCGACCGCGGTTGGATCACCAACAACCAGATTGAAGCCTGCCGTATTGCGATCAACCGTTACCTGAAACGTAAAGGTAAGGTGTTCATCCGCATTTTCCCGCAGAAGTCCTTCACGTCCCGTCCCCCGGATACCCGTATGGGTAAGGGCAAGGGCGCCGTGGAAGGCTGGGTGGCCGTTGTCCGCCCCGGCAACATTCTGTTTGAAGTTGGCGGCGTGACCGAATCCCAGGCCCGTGAAGCCCTTCGTCTGGCTTCCAACAAGCTGGGCGTGCCTACCCGCTTCGTCTACCGTCAAGGCGTTCAACACTAA
- the gpmI gene encoding 2,3-bisphosphoglycerate-independent phosphoglycerate mutase: MSSKKPVVLVIRDGWGRNPLGPDVAKEYGDATVLADTPFTDYLLANYPHSLLGASGEDVGLPDGQMGNSEVGHLNLGAGRVVFQDLCRVDNAIKNGSMGENAVLKTAFSQAASSRLHLLGLVSDGGVHSHINHLVGIVKYAYEAGVRDICIHAITDGRDCSPTSGAGFMRELEEAIKPYGAKIITVIGRFYAMDRDKRWDRNKLAWDAIVLGRGEQCSCSPAEYVEQCYAKGETDEFLKPGIFACADEQRVRDNDVVFFFNFRADRARQMSDAFLYPEFDGFDREVTPRVHYVTLTEYDAKYPSPIVFEQEQLDNIFGQIVAEAGKTQLRIAETEKYAHVTFFFNGGVETQFPGEDRIMVPSPREVATYDLKPQMSAEEVADKFVDAVDKYDVVIMNFANGDMVGHTGYVEAGIAACEAVDSALEKCVKKVLELGGKLLITADHGNAEHMRNKDGSPNTAHTTNLVDLIYVGADKDEVNLSNGILADVAPTLLNLMGLKQPAEMSGHPLVTPKK; encoded by the coding sequence ATGTCTTCTAAAAAGCCTGTCGTTCTTGTGATTCGCGACGGCTGGGGCCGCAATCCGTTGGGCCCTGATGTCGCGAAAGAGTACGGTGACGCCACTGTTCTGGCTGATACACCCTTTACTGATTACCTGCTTGCCAACTACCCCCACAGCCTGCTGGGCGCCTCCGGGGAAGATGTGGGCCTGCCGGACGGCCAGATGGGCAATTCCGAAGTGGGTCACCTGAATCTGGGCGCGGGCCGCGTGGTTTTCCAGGATCTCTGCCGGGTGGACAACGCCATCAAGAATGGCTCCATGGGTGAAAACGCCGTGCTGAAGACAGCCTTTTCCCAGGCTGCTTCCTCCCGCCTGCACCTGCTGGGCCTGGTGAGCGACGGCGGCGTACACAGCCATATCAACCACTTGGTAGGCATTGTCAAATACGCGTATGAAGCTGGCGTGCGCGACATCTGCATCCATGCCATCACGGACGGCCGTGACTGCTCCCCCACCAGCGGAGCCGGATTCATGCGTGAACTGGAAGAAGCTATCAAGCCTTATGGCGCGAAAATCATCACGGTCATCGGCCGTTTTTACGCGATGGACCGCGATAAGCGCTGGGACCGCAACAAGCTGGCGTGGGACGCCATCGTGCTGGGGCGCGGTGAGCAGTGCTCCTGTTCTCCTGCCGAGTATGTGGAACAGTGCTATGCCAAGGGAGAGACGGACGAGTTCCTGAAGCCCGGCATTTTTGCCTGCGCCGACGAGCAGCGCGTGCGTGACAACGACGTGGTGTTCTTTTTCAATTTCCGTGCGGACCGCGCCCGCCAGATGAGCGACGCGTTCCTGTACCCGGAGTTTGACGGCTTTGACCGTGAAGTGACGCCCAGGGTGCACTACGTAACGCTGACGGAATATGACGCCAAGTATCCCTCCCCCATTGTTTTTGAACAGGAACAGCTGGACAACATCTTCGGCCAGATCGTGGCGGAAGCTGGAAAAACCCAGCTCCGCATCGCGGAAACGGAAAAGTATGCCCACGTGACCTTCTTCTTTAATGGAGGAGTGGAAACGCAGTTTCCCGGTGAAGACCGTATCATGGTTCCCTCCCCCCGTGAAGTGGCCACCTACGATCTGAAGCCCCAGATGAGCGCGGAGGAAGTGGCTGACAAGTTTGTGGACGCCGTGGACAAGTATGATGTGGTGATCATGAACTTTGCCAATGGGGACATGGTGGGCCATACCGGCTATGTGGAAGCTGGCATCGCCGCCTGCGAAGCGGTGGACAGCGCCCTGGAAAAGTGCGTGAAGAAGGTTTTGGAACTGGGCGGCAAGCTGCTCATTACCGCTGACCATGGCAATGCCGAACACATGCGCAATAAGGACGGCTCCCCGAATACGGCCCACACCACCAACCTGGTGGACCTGATTTACGTGGGTGCGGACAAGGATGAGGTGAATCTCTCCAACGGCATTCTTGCGGACGTAGCTCCCACTCTGCTGAATCTGATGGGGCTGAAACAGCCTGCGGAAATGTCCGGACATCCCCTGGTGACGCCGAAGAAATAA
- the rpsJ gene encoding 30S ribosomal protein S10: MQSPKIRIRLRAFDSRAIDRSSLEIVETAKRTGAKVHGPIPLPTRIEKFSVNRSVHVNKKSAEQFEIRTHKRLLDIVDPTARTIDELKKLNLPAGVDITIRI; encoded by the coding sequence ATGCAAAGTCCAAAAATCCGCATTCGACTCCGCGCATTTGACTCTCGCGCCATCGACCGCTCCTCCCTGGAGATCGTTGAAACCGCCAAGCGCACCGGAGCCAAAGTTCACGGCCCGATCCCGTTGCCGACCCGCATTGAGAAATTCTCCGTGAACCGTTCCGTTCACGTCAACAAAAAGTCGGCTGAACAATTTGAAATCCGCACCCACAAGCGCCTGCTCGACATCGTCGATCCGACCGCCCGCACGATTGATGAGCTCAAGAAGCTCAATCTCCCGGCTGGTGTGGACATCACGATCCGCATCTAG
- a CDS encoding acyltransferase family protein, producing MLPVRNYGLDLLRILLCLTVVIFHYRGCKDCGGSVAVDGFFVLSGFLAVRSSGAEGGGIGNYYRKKAWRLLPVMIVAWAIGNAILFFEGRPVPAWPGIKLLVIAPTLALAQMMENASVWFIGCIVAFLALFPWLRRCYGKKLFMWVLAASVLFALVRSGMRPFAVNESGGLYYQVTFRLWQFLLGMWCASWNMERWKISWRWFWIGAGASWLLASSMIRWRGIGALNYSFPGYVVSSGIFALCIASLWSVRLPSLSRPVLKWVGIGAGMTYALFLFHIPVKLGMDVMFRMMREVWKVDFREEEFPVLFWGIALCISSVLAYFIYQYVEVRWVGRKLKKESEARHDVPERAGENETEEIFRKR from the coding sequence ATGCTGCCTGTCAGGAATTATGGGTTGGACCTGCTGAGAATCTTGCTGTGCCTGACGGTGGTCATCTTTCATTACAGAGGGTGCAAGGATTGCGGAGGTAGCGTGGCCGTGGACGGCTTTTTTGTCCTGAGCGGTTTTTTAGCCGTTCGTTCCTCCGGAGCGGAGGGTGGGGGAATAGGAAATTATTACCGGAAAAAGGCATGGCGTTTGCTGCCTGTGATGATCGTGGCATGGGCCATTGGCAATGCCATTCTCTTTTTTGAAGGCCGTCCGGTTCCCGCATGGCCCGGAATCAAGCTGCTGGTGATTGCTCCCACGCTTGCGCTGGCGCAGATGATGGAGAATGCTTCCGTCTGGTTCATCGGCTGCATTGTGGCATTTCTGGCTCTGTTCCCATGGCTGCGCCGTTGTTACGGGAAAAAGCTGTTTATGTGGGTACTGGCGGCAAGCGTTCTTTTTGCCTTGGTGCGGAGCGGAATGCGGCCTTTTGCCGTGAATGAGTCAGGCGGCCTGTATTACCAGGTGACGTTCCGCCTGTGGCAGTTCCTGCTGGGGATGTGGTGTGCGTCCTGGAACATGGAACGGTGGAAGATTTCATGGCGGTGGTTTTGGATTGGAGCGGGCGCGTCATGGCTGCTGGCATCTTCCATGATCAGGTGGAGGGGCATCGGGGCTCTGAACTATTCCTTTCCGGGATATGTGGTGTCTTCCGGAATTTTTGCCCTGTGCATTGCCTCTCTGTGGAGCGTGCGCCTGCCTTCCCTGTCCAGGCCCGTGCTGAAATGGGTGGGGATCGGAGCCGGGATGACATATGCCCTTTTCCTTTTCCATATTCCGGTGAAACTGGGAATGGACGTAATGTTCCGCATGATGAGGGAAGTCTGGAAGGTGGACTTCCGGGAGGAAGAGTTTCCGGTTTTATTCTGGGGAATTGCCTTGTGCATTTCATCCGTCCTGGCTTATTTCATCTACCAGTATGTGGAAGTCCGCTGGGTGGGAAGGAAGCTGAAAAAAGAATCGGAAGCCCGTCATGATGTTCCGGAAAGAGCAGGGGAAAATGAGACGGAAGAAATATTTAGGAAAAGATGA
- the fusA gene encoding elongation factor G translates to MSDHVNNPNRKAPLERYRNIGISAHIDAGKTTLSERILFYTGMIHKIGETHEGSATTDWMEQERERGITITSAAVTTNWKQLQNEGISKVFEGENFQLNIIDTPGHVDFTAEVERSLRVLDGAIVVFCGVAGVQPQTETVWRQATKYSVPRMCFVNKMDRTGANFNNVLDDIHNKLGANAAAILIPIGSEDQLRGQIDVVNQKAVIYADNDRLGSTYTIEEIPAELKDEAELAYHDLVSRVADVDDELAEKVLMEEPFTAKELKQAIRRATIANKFIPVAGGSAFKNKGVQFLLDAVVDYLPSPVETVPAHAESTLDAEETFKITATDDAKPMVLAFKLWADKFVGKLVFIRVYSGVLKKGDTVYNPRTRKSERVGRIIQIQANQHTDVDAVYSGDIAAIVGLRNVTTGDTITSPDNDICLEPPTFPETVISMAVEPKTKADQEKMSNALGRLSEEDPTFRVKTDEETGQTLISGMGELHLEIIIDRLMREFKVEADIGKPQIAYRETITTPAHGDGKLVKQSGGRGQYGHVVIDVKPNERGKGLTIENKIVGGAIPKEYMNAVFAGLNEAMTTGVIAGYPVVDVHVEVVDGSYHEVDSNENAFKMAAIFAMKDAFKKAKPIMLEPIMSVEASTPTDYQGDIMGDLNRRRGQISNMENKANACILKAMVPLSEMFGYSTAIRTLSSGRASYSMEPSHFEQVPQNLVDQIVSDRAK, encoded by the coding sequence ATGTCCGATCACGTAAACAATCCCAATCGCAAGGCTCCCCTTGAGCGCTACCGCAACATCGGTATCTCCGCTCACATTGACGCCGGCAAAACCACTTTGTCCGAGCGTATTCTTTTCTACACCGGCATGATCCACAAGATCGGTGAAACCCACGAAGGTTCCGCCACCACGGACTGGATGGAGCAGGAACGCGAACGCGGTATCACCATCACCTCTGCCGCCGTTACCACCAACTGGAAGCAGCTTCAGAATGAAGGTATCAGCAAAGTGTTCGAAGGCGAAAACTTCCAGCTGAACATTATTGACACCCCCGGGCACGTTGACTTCACCGCTGAAGTGGAACGTTCCCTCCGTGTGCTTGACGGCGCCATCGTGGTATTCTGCGGTGTGGCCGGCGTACAGCCCCAGACGGAAACCGTGTGGCGCCAGGCCACCAAGTACAGCGTTCCCCGCATGTGCTTTGTGAACAAGATGGACCGCACCGGCGCCAACTTCAACAACGTTCTGGACGACATCCACAACAAGCTGGGTGCAAACGCCGCCGCCATCCTGATCCCCATCGGTTCTGAAGACCAGCTTCGCGGCCAGATTGACGTGGTGAACCAGAAGGCTGTCATCTATGCCGATAACGACCGTCTGGGCTCCACCTACACGATTGAAGAAATCCCCGCCGAACTTAAGGACGAAGCTGAACTGGCCTACCATGACCTGGTGAGCCGCGTGGCTGACGTGGACGATGAACTGGCTGAAAAGGTTCTCATGGAAGAACCCTTCACCGCCAAGGAACTCAAGCAGGCTATCCGCCGCGCCACCATCGCCAACAAGTTCATCCCCGTTGCAGGCGGTTCCGCTTTCAAAAACAAGGGCGTCCAGTTCCTGCTTGACGCCGTGGTGGATTACCTCCCCTCTCCGGTGGAAACCGTTCCCGCCCACGCTGAAAGCACGCTGGATGCGGAAGAAACCTTCAAGATCACCGCTACGGACGATGCCAAGCCCATGGTGCTGGCATTCAAGCTCTGGGCTGACAAGTTCGTCGGCAAGCTGGTGTTCATCCGCGTTTACTCCGGTGTCCTCAAGAAGGGTGATACGGTATACAATCCCCGCACCCGCAAGTCGGAACGCGTGGGCCGCATCATTCAGATCCAGGCTAACCAGCACACGGACGTTGACGCCGTGTACTCCGGTGACATCGCCGCCATCGTGGGGCTCCGCAACGTGACCACGGGCGACACCATCACCAGCCCGGACAACGACATCTGCCTGGAACCCCCCACCTTCCCGGAAACCGTTATTTCCATGGCCGTGGAACCCAAGACCAAGGCTGACCAGGAAAAAATGTCCAACGCTCTGGGCCGTCTGTCTGAAGAAGACCCGACCTTCCGCGTGAAGACGGATGAAGAAACCGGCCAGACCCTGATCTCCGGCATGGGCGAACTTCACCTGGAAATCATCATTGACCGCCTGATGCGCGAATTCAAGGTGGAAGCCGACATCGGCAAGCCCCAGATCGCCTACCGCGAAACCATCACCACCCCCGCCCATGGCGACGGCAAGCTGGTCAAGCAGTCCGGCGGCCGCGGCCAGTACGGCCACGTGGTGATCGACGTGAAGCCGAACGAACGCGGCAAGGGCCTCACCATTGAGAACAAGATCGTGGGCGGCGCCATTCCGAAGGAATACATGAACGCCGTTTTCGCCGGCCTCAATGAAGCCATGACCACGGGCGTCATCGCCGGTTATCCGGTGGTAGACGTGCACGTTGAAGTGGTGGACGGTTCCTATCACGAAGTGGACTCCAACGAAAACGCGTTCAAGATGGCCGCCATCTTCGCCATGAAGGATGCCTTCAAGAAGGCCAAGCCCATCATGCTGGAACCCATCATGTCCGTGGAAGCCTCTACTCCGACCGACTACCAGGGCGATATCATGGGTGACCTGAACCGCCGCCGCGGCCAGATCAGCAACATGGAAAACAAGGCTAACGCCTGTATCCTGAAGGCCATGGTCCCCTTGTCCGAAATGTTCGGTTACTCCACCGCTATCCGTACCCTCTCCAGTGGCCGCGCCTCCTACTCCATGGAGCCCTCCCACTTTGAACAGGTGCCTCAGAACCTCGTTGACCAGATCGTCAGCGACAGGGCTAAATAA